A window from Polynucleobacter sp. MWH-UH25E encodes these proteins:
- a CDS encoding OsmC family protein: protein MRKVVSQFGDGPLQQKLQTGDLHFLSDAYASNGGQDTGPTPHEYLGAALAACTSMTLKMYAGRKSMNLKNAIVTVDIERANDVEIFTRDIQLEGNLTEEEKNRLIEIANKCPIHKALAGDIQIKTQLVS, encoded by the coding sequence AAGTAGTTTCGCAGTTTGGGGACGGACCACTACAGCAGAAGTTGCAGACAGGTGATTTGCATTTTCTATCTGATGCTTACGCTAGTAATGGGGGCCAGGATACCGGCCCTACACCTCATGAATATCTCGGTGCAGCATTAGCGGCGTGTACCAGTATGACATTAAAAATGTATGCGGGTCGTAAGTCGATGAATCTAAAGAATGCAATTGTGACTGTGGATATTGAGCGAGCAAATGATGTTGAGATATTCACGCGTGACATTCAACTAGAAGGTAACCTTACCGAAGAAGAGAAAAACCGCTTAATTGAAATTGCGAATAAATGTCCAATACATAAGGCATTAGCAGGGGATATCCAAATAAAAACCCAGCTTGTAAGCTAA
- a CDS encoding glycine zipper family protein, which translates to MKKIIAITAATIAITGCSNMSNTEQRTLSGAGIGAAAGAIGTAIFHGNPIWGAVGGAAVGAASGYIYDSYKKEQASEYNAGYNAGKNNKPANSPN; encoded by the coding sequence ATGAAAAAAATTATCGCGATTACTGCAGCAACTATTGCAATTACCGGCTGCTCTAATATGAGCAATACTGAACAACGCACGCTCTCTGGCGCTGGTATTGGCGCTGCAGCTGGCGCTATTGGCACTGCCATTTTCCATGGCAACCCAATCTGGGGTGCAGTTGGCGGCGCAGCTGTTGGTGCGGCATCAGGCTACATTTATGATTCCTACAAAAAAGAGCAGGCATCTGAATACAACGCCGGATACAACGCTGGAAAAAATAACAAGCCAGCAAACTCACCAAACTAA
- a CDS encoding Rap1a/Tai family immunity protein, producing MKKVLIFLAAITAFSGLAQAQSNAGVKVLSTQELVNVCKLPASPESRSFCIGYSTAIYDTYLATRHPQRAKPFICVKQPAPSRDEVIADFVKFGQENPQTADKPAAGVFLGFLAAKFPCARK from the coding sequence ATGAAGAAAGTCCTGATTTTTTTAGCCGCTATCACAGCGTTTTCTGGCTTGGCACAGGCACAAAGCAATGCAGGCGTTAAGGTTCTCAGCACTCAGGAACTAGTAAATGTTTGCAAATTACCGGCAAGCCCAGAATCCAGAAGCTTTTGTATTGGCTACTCAACTGCAATTTATGACACTTACTTGGCTACGCGTCATCCTCAGCGCGCAAAACCATTTATCTGCGTAAAACAACCTGCTCCATCCCGCGATGAAGTCATCGCTGATTTCGTGAAGTTCGGACAAGAGAACCCGCAAACCGCTGACAAACCAGCAGCCGGTGTTTTCTTAGGTTTCTTGGCAGCGAAGTTCCCTTGCGCTAGAAAATAA
- a CDS encoding ammonium transporter yields the protein MEILKSGSDALFILLGAVMVLAMHAGFAFLELGTVRKKNQVNALVKILVDFAVSTIAYFFIGYSIAYGVNFFSGAELLAEKNGYELVKFFFLLTFAAAIPAIISGGIAERAKFNPQLVATFVLVGFVYPFFEGIAWNQHYGIQAWIKDLTGEEFHDFAGSVVVHAVGGWIALPAVILLGARRGRYTKEGQISAHPPSSIPFLALGAWILAVGWFGFNVMSAQTIDKISGLVALNSLMAMVGGTLAAWVIGRNDPGFAYNGPLAGLVAVCAGSDLMHPVGALFVGLVAGALFVYMFTLVQNRWKLDDVLGVWPLHGLCGLWGGLAAGIFGAKALGGIGGITFTGQLIGSLMGVSIALVGGFVVYGALKAIIGIRMSHEEEFEGADLSVHRISSTPDREPNW from the coding sequence GTGGAAATTTTGAAATCTGGCAGTGATGCTCTATTTATTTTGCTGGGCGCCGTCATGGTGCTTGCTATGCATGCTGGTTTTGCATTTTTAGAACTAGGTACTGTACGCAAGAAAAACCAGGTGAATGCCTTGGTAAAAATCTTGGTTGATTTTGCAGTTTCAACAATTGCTTATTTCTTCATCGGTTACAGCATTGCATACGGAGTCAACTTCTTTTCAGGTGCGGAACTGCTGGCTGAAAAAAATGGTTACGAGTTAGTGAAGTTTTTCTTTCTCCTTACCTTTGCTGCTGCAATTCCTGCAATTATTTCTGGTGGTATTGCTGAGAGAGCAAAATTCAATCCTCAATTGGTCGCTACTTTTGTTTTGGTTGGTTTTGTTTACCCCTTCTTCGAAGGTATTGCGTGGAATCAGCATTACGGCATTCAGGCGTGGATCAAGGATTTAACTGGTGAAGAGTTCCATGATTTTGCGGGATCAGTAGTTGTCCATGCTGTTGGTGGTTGGATTGCATTGCCAGCAGTTATCTTGCTTGGCGCACGTCGTGGCCGTTACACCAAAGAAGGGCAAATCTCTGCGCATCCGCCATCTAGTATTCCATTCTTGGCATTAGGCGCTTGGATTCTGGCAGTAGGTTGGTTTGGTTTTAATGTGATGAGCGCGCAGACAATCGATAAGATCAGTGGTCTAGTTGCATTGAATTCATTAATGGCAATGGTTGGTGGAACACTCGCTGCATGGGTGATTGGACGTAATGATCCTGGCTTCGCATACAACGGACCACTCGCAGGATTGGTTGCGGTTTGTGCTGGGTCGGATTTGATGCATCCAGTGGGCGCTTTATTTGTTGGTTTGGTTGCTGGTGCTTTATTTGTGTATATGTTTACCTTAGTCCAAAACCGTTGGAAGTTAGATGATGTGTTGGGTGTCTGGCCTCTTCATGGATTGTGTGGACTTTGGGGTGGATTGGCTGCCGGCATTTTTGGCGCGAAGGCGCTTGGTGGAATCGGCGGCATTACTTTCACGGGCCAACTGATTGGTAGTTTGATGGGGGTAAGCATTGCCCTGGTTGGTGGCTTTGTTGTCTACGGTGCACTGAAGGCGATCATCGGTATTCGGATGTCACATGAGGAAGAGTTTGAAGGCGCAGACTTGAGTGTTCACCGCATTTCTTCAACTCCAGATCGTGAGCCTAACTGGTAA
- a CDS encoding gamma carbonic anhydrase family protein, producing the protein MAIFELDGNAPQLSEGAWVAESAEVIGKVQLHKDANVWPKVVIRGDNDLIQVGEGSNVQDASVLHTDPGYPLTIGKNVTVGHQVMLHGCQIGDGSLIGIGAVILNGAKIGKHCLVGAGALVTEGKEFPDGSMIIGSPAKAVKALTPEQISGIGEIAGRYVKNAQRYQKTLKKIS; encoded by the coding sequence ATGGCTATATTTGAACTGGATGGAAATGCACCTCAACTTTCTGAGGGTGCTTGGGTTGCTGAAAGCGCTGAAGTTATCGGCAAAGTGCAGCTTCATAAAGATGCAAACGTTTGGCCCAAGGTCGTTATCCGCGGTGATAACGATTTGATTCAGGTTGGCGAAGGCAGTAATGTTCAAGACGCATCTGTTCTACATACCGATCCTGGATACCCACTCACCATTGGCAAGAATGTGACTGTTGGGCATCAAGTGATGTTGCATGGATGTCAAATTGGTGATGGAAGCTTGATTGGTATTGGTGCGGTGATTCTGAACGGCGCAAAAATTGGCAAGCATTGCTTAGTTGGTGCTGGCGCTCTTGTTACTGAGGGTAAAGAATTTCCTGATGGATCGATGATCATTGGCTCGCCTGCAAAAGCGGTTAAAGCTTTAACGCCTGAGCAAATTTCAGGTATTGGCGAGATAGCGGGGCGCTACGTCAAAAATGCGCAACGCTACCAGAAGACGCTAAAAAAGATTTCTTAA
- a CDS encoding AEC family transporter, translating into MLYVFNVVLPVFALILIGYVCGRTEKLGESASVELNRFVVWLALPAQLFNFAANSGWQTLWQPGFIAAFFFSCFIVFLLVLGISYSKKRDLAAASFNGLSASYSNTGYMGIPLCALALGQEGIAPAIISTFIVFVMFALVTVLIEIDILSHKKPHEILFSVLKSLCANPLLVAPVAGLAWASSGQSLYDPIAQVIAFLAAAATPCALVSIGLFLLQKSKASVSQTWSISVAKLILQPLIAWFIAGPILNLPTLWLNAIVILSALPTGTGPFMLAQYYKADGSVISRVVLITTVGSLLTLSLFLWWNAGV; encoded by the coding sequence TTGCTCTACGTATTTAATGTAGTCCTTCCAGTTTTTGCGCTCATACTGATTGGGTATGTTTGTGGTCGCACCGAGAAATTGGGGGAAAGTGCTTCAGTTGAGCTCAATCGTTTTGTGGTTTGGTTGGCACTTCCTGCGCAGCTATTCAATTTTGCAGCCAATAGCGGTTGGCAAACTCTTTGGCAGCCAGGTTTTATTGCCGCCTTTTTCTTTAGTTGTTTCATCGTCTTTTTGCTAGTGCTTGGTATTAGTTATTCCAAGAAAAGAGATTTGGCAGCAGCAAGCTTTAATGGCTTAAGTGCATCCTATTCAAATACGGGCTACATGGGCATACCGCTTTGTGCTCTTGCGTTAGGTCAGGAAGGTATAGCCCCAGCAATCATTTCTACTTTTATTGTGTTTGTCATGTTTGCATTAGTGACCGTGTTAATCGAGATCGATATCTTGTCCCATAAAAAACCTCATGAAATTTTATTCAGTGTGTTGAAGTCCCTCTGCGCCAATCCATTGTTAGTTGCCCCAGTAGCTGGCTTGGCATGGGCTTCTTCTGGGCAGTCCCTATACGATCCAATTGCTCAAGTCATTGCTTTCTTGGCAGCCGCAGCAACGCCATGCGCTTTAGTATCTATCGGATTATTTCTGCTGCAAAAAAGTAAGGCTTCTGTTAGTCAAACATGGAGCATTAGTGTCGCGAAGCTGATTCTGCAGCCTCTTATAGCCTGGTTTATTGCTGGCCCCATTCTGAATTTGCCGACTCTTTGGTTAAATGCCATTGTGATTTTGAGTGCTCTTCCAACAGGCACGGGACCCTTTATGTTGGCTCAATATTACAAGGCTGATGGGAGTGTGATTTCGCGGGTCGTATTAATTACTACGGTCGGCTCTTTGCTAACACTGTCATTATTCTTGTGGTGGAATGCTGGGGTTTGA
- the maiA gene encoding maleylacetoacetate isomerase gives MNTKSNSTPKLYSFWRSSAAFRVRIALNLKGISYNIIPVHLTKNGGAQFDPDYSEKNPTHLVPLFEDGAASIHQSLAIIEYLEETHPIPPLLPSSPIDRAWVRSLAMDIASDIHPINNVRVLRYLLKNLGCSNESKDIWYQHWIQLGLNSLEKQLSTDSRVGRFAYGDQPGLVEICLVPQLFNALSSGMDLSPYPTLVKILRECLKLPTFIDASWEKQIDAEGSNPSIPPQE, from the coding sequence ATGAACACGAAATCGAATTCCACACCCAAGCTCTATAGTTTTTGGCGCAGTTCAGCCGCCTTCCGCGTTCGCATTGCTCTCAATCTCAAAGGCATTTCCTACAACATCATTCCCGTGCACCTCACAAAAAATGGTGGTGCCCAGTTTGATCCAGATTACTCAGAAAAAAATCCAACTCACTTAGTGCCGCTTTTTGAAGATGGTGCAGCAAGCATTCATCAATCACTGGCCATCATTGAATATCTGGAAGAAACCCATCCTATCCCACCCCTCTTACCCTCATCGCCAATTGATCGTGCTTGGGTTCGCTCTTTAGCAATGGATATTGCTAGTGATATTCACCCTATCAATAATGTCCGCGTTCTACGGTATCTATTGAAAAACTTGGGCTGCAGCAATGAGTCAAAAGATATTTGGTATCAGCACTGGATTCAATTGGGTCTCAATAGTCTGGAGAAGCAATTGAGTACTGATTCTCGAGTGGGGCGATTTGCCTATGGTGATCAACCAGGGCTTGTAGAAATTTGTTTAGTGCCGCAATTATTTAATGCCCTAAGTAGCGGCATGGATTTGAGCCCATACCCAACTCTAGTGAAAATACTGCGTGAGTGCTTAAAACTACCTACCTTTATTGATGCCTCTTGGGAGAAACAAATCGATGCCGAAGGCTCAAACCCCAGCATTCCACCACAAGAATAA
- a CDS encoding trimeric intracellular cation channel family protein, with product MEHIQFWVGVIATMAFAVTGVLAIADRGVDLFGVLVLGLITAIGGGTIRDIILEAPIFWSENQIYVWLALGASVLTFVAESFFTQPQIYRWMLYIDGFGAALFAIQGADKAWSMNYGLPVAPVILGVITAIGGGLIRDVLAGRKTLIMSHELYAIPVTFGCCAYVLILNFLPQYAIEGSVLCMLGIFGLRAAAIHWDLRVPKLFITKTR from the coding sequence ATGGAACATATTCAGTTTTGGGTCGGCGTGATCGCAACCATGGCATTTGCCGTAACTGGCGTATTGGCGATTGCGGATCGCGGAGTCGATCTTTTTGGCGTGTTGGTGTTAGGCTTAATTACTGCGATTGGTGGCGGAACCATTCGCGACATTATTTTGGAAGCCCCCATTTTCTGGTCTGAGAATCAAATATATGTATGGCTTGCTTTGGGAGCAAGCGTTCTGACTTTTGTTGCCGAGTCATTTTTTACGCAGCCGCAAATATATCGTTGGATGCTTTATATCGATGGTTTCGGTGCCGCGCTTTTTGCAATACAGGGTGCAGACAAAGCTTGGAGTATGAATTATGGCTTACCAGTTGCCCCGGTGATTTTGGGTGTCATTACCGCAATTGGCGGTGGTTTAATTCGGGATGTTTTGGCTGGAAGAAAAACACTCATCATGTCGCATGAGCTCTACGCTATCCCAGTGACATTTGGGTGTTGCGCTTACGTCTTGATTTTGAACTTTCTTCCTCAGTATGCAATTGAGGGTTCAGTTCTTTGCATGTTGGGAATATTTGGATTACGCGCAGCCGCCATTCATTGGGATCTGCGCGTACCCAAATTGTTTATTACTAAAACGCGCTAA
- the ggt gene encoding gamma-glutamyltransferase codes for MQPKWGIRGMAVAPHSLASESALAVLREGGNALEAMVAAAATIAVVYPHMNSIGGDSFWVIHSPGKAMGGIDACGAAAGLATKDWYRERGITKAIPFRGPVAANTVAGTISGWGAAHKLSKQGLGGKMPLSRLLADAIHYAETGVPVTHSQSSLTAKKREELKSIPGFAKTFLVNGNAPAVGSIFKQARLAKILRQIAEKGTDDYYRGELAELIGKELTDIGSPLRLADLHRHHVKLIDPLELKHSMGNVYNMIPPTQGVVSLMIVGILDQLNLKRFKVDSAEYVHHCVEATKQAFKIRDQFVTDPAYMAKNAQSFLAPAFLKKLAKNIDPNKALPWGQGKGPADTIWMGVVDGDGNCVSFIQSIYHEFGAGIVLPKSGINWQNRGCSFSLDPKTLNHLEPYRKPFHTLNPAMALFKDGRSMVYGTMGGDGQPQTQCAVFTRTATYGLDPQDAISRPRWLLGRTWGQTSDSLKLESRFSPWVAKELHALGHEIEMLDAFDETVGHAGCIIREPSGTLRGGWDPRSDGAVSAF; via the coding sequence ATGCAACCAAAATGGGGAATTAGAGGGATGGCGGTAGCGCCTCACTCTCTCGCATCTGAATCTGCTTTGGCGGTACTTCGTGAAGGTGGTAATGCACTTGAGGCAATGGTCGCTGCAGCAGCAACGATTGCAGTCGTCTACCCACATATGAACTCTATTGGCGGAGATTCTTTTTGGGTTATTCATTCCCCTGGAAAAGCCATGGGCGGAATTGATGCGTGCGGTGCCGCTGCTGGCTTAGCGACCAAAGACTGGTACAGAGAGCGCGGCATTACCAAAGCGATTCCATTTAGAGGCCCAGTAGCCGCCAATACTGTTGCAGGAACCATTTCTGGTTGGGGCGCGGCCCACAAACTTTCCAAGCAAGGCTTGGGTGGCAAGATGCCACTATCAAGATTACTTGCAGATGCTATTCACTATGCCGAAACTGGCGTGCCTGTTACCCACAGCCAATCCAGCCTCACTGCAAAAAAACGTGAAGAACTCAAATCAATTCCAGGATTTGCTAAAACATTTTTAGTCAATGGCAATGCGCCAGCTGTTGGCAGCATATTCAAACAAGCTCGTCTCGCAAAGATATTACGACAGATTGCCGAAAAAGGAACAGATGATTACTATCGCGGTGAACTTGCAGAGTTAATCGGCAAAGAACTGACTGATATTGGCAGCCCTCTTCGATTGGCTGATCTTCATCGCCATCATGTAAAGCTGATTGACCCCTTGGAGCTCAAACACAGCATGGGTAATGTCTACAACATGATTCCGCCAACGCAGGGCGTGGTTTCACTGATGATTGTTGGCATCTTGGACCAATTAAACCTAAAGCGCTTCAAGGTTGATAGCGCTGAATATGTGCATCACTGCGTTGAGGCAACCAAGCAGGCATTTAAGATTCGTGATCAATTTGTTACGGACCCCGCTTACATGGCCAAGAATGCACAATCATTCTTGGCCCCAGCGTTTCTGAAAAAACTCGCCAAGAATATTGATCCCAATAAAGCCTTGCCGTGGGGTCAAGGTAAGGGCCCCGCCGATACCATTTGGATGGGCGTGGTTGACGGCGACGGTAATTGTGTTTCCTTTATCCAAAGCATTTATCACGAGTTTGGTGCAGGCATCGTTCTGCCAAAGTCTGGCATTAATTGGCAAAACCGTGGTTGCAGTTTTTCTCTAGATCCAAAAACACTAAATCACCTTGAGCCCTATCGCAAACCATTTCACACACTGAATCCAGCAATGGCTTTATTTAAAGATGGCCGCTCAATGGTTTATGGAACTATGGGTGGTGATGGTCAACCACAAACTCAGTGTGCGGTATTCACACGCACCGCTACTTATGGGCTTGATCCGCAAGATGCAATCAGTCGTCCTCGCTGGCTATTAGGCCGCACTTGGGGGCAAACGAGTGACAGCCTCAAACTAGAGTCACGCTTTAGCCCATGGGTCGCAAAAGAGTTGCATGCTTTGGGCCACGAAATCGAAATGCTTGATGCATTTGATGAGACGGTTGGTCATGCAGGCTGCATCATTCGCGAACCTTCAGGCACCTTACGCGGAGGCTGGGATCCGCGTAGTGATGGCGCAGTTAGCGCGTTTTAG
- a CDS encoding MFS transporter: MSTAHKAAPMTAEERKVIFASSLGTVFEWYDFYLYGSLAAIIAKQFFSGLDAGSAFIFALLAFAAGFIVRPFGALVFGRLGDLIGRKYTFLVTILLMGGATFIVGILPNYATIGVAAPVILIALRMLQGLALGGEYGGAATYVAEHAPHGRRGAYTAWIQTTATLGLFLSLLVILFTREFTGPDFDVWGWRVPFIVSIALLAVSVWIRLSMNESPAFKKMKEEGKLSKAPLSESFGQWKNLKIVILALFGLVAGQAVVWYTGQFYALFYLTQVLKVDAKTANLLIAASLVIGTPFFVVFGSLSDKIGRKIIIMGGLLLAVITYIPNTPVSVFNALTHYANPALEKAMATAPATITADVNECTFQFNPTGTAKFTSSCDIAKQVMASNSASYSTVPGPAGSTAVVKIGDIEIPGYSAKGIDPAEAKAKDAEFKKAIREALNKEGYPTKADPAQINYVAVLLLLVYLVILVTMVYGPIAAMLVEMFPTRIRYTSMSLPYHIGNGWFGGLLPTISFALVAQNGNIYYGLWYPIIIAAITLVIGTLFVRETKDVDIYARD, from the coding sequence ATGTCAACAGCGCATAAAGCAGCCCCAATGACCGCTGAGGAACGCAAAGTTATTTTTGCATCTTCTTTAGGAACGGTTTTTGAGTGGTACGACTTTTATTTATACGGTTCACTTGCAGCAATTATTGCTAAGCAATTCTTCTCGGGCCTTGATGCTGGCTCAGCGTTCATTTTCGCCTTGTTAGCATTTGCTGCCGGTTTCATTGTGCGCCCATTTGGTGCATTGGTATTCGGTCGCTTAGGCGATCTGATTGGACGTAAATATACCTTCTTGGTAACCATCTTATTGATGGGTGGCGCTACTTTCATCGTGGGTATCTTGCCTAACTATGCAACCATTGGTGTTGCTGCTCCAGTCATCTTGATCGCATTACGCATGCTTCAAGGTTTGGCTTTGGGTGGTGAGTACGGTGGTGCGGCGACTTATGTTGCAGAGCACGCTCCTCATGGCCGCCGTGGCGCTTACACAGCTTGGATTCAAACTACAGCTACTTTAGGTTTGTTCTTATCTTTGCTCGTGATTTTGTTCACGCGTGAATTCACAGGTCCAGACTTTGATGTTTGGGGTTGGCGTGTTCCTTTCATCGTTTCTATCGCATTGTTGGCGGTCTCTGTTTGGATTCGTTTGTCCATGAATGAGTCACCAGCTTTCAAGAAGATGAAAGAAGAAGGCAAATTATCTAAAGCTCCTTTGTCTGAGTCATTCGGTCAATGGAAGAACTTGAAGATTGTTATCTTGGCATTGTTTGGCTTGGTTGCAGGTCAGGCAGTGGTTTGGTATACCGGTCAGTTCTACGCTTTGTTCTACCTCACCCAGGTATTGAAGGTGGATGCAAAGACTGCGAACTTGTTGATTGCCGCTTCATTGGTAATTGGCACACCATTCTTCGTGGTATTTGGTAGCTTGTCAGACAAGATTGGTCGTAAGATCATCATCATGGGCGGCTTGTTATTGGCTGTTATTACTTACATTCCAAACACCCCAGTTTCCGTCTTTAATGCTTTGACTCACTACGCTAACCCAGCGTTGGAAAAAGCGATGGCAACTGCACCAGCAACAATTACTGCTGATGTGAATGAATGTACATTCCAGTTCAACCCAACAGGTACAGCGAAATTCACTAGTTCTTGCGATATCGCAAAACAAGTGATGGCTTCAAACTCTGCTAGCTACAGCACTGTTCCTGGCCCAGCTGGTTCTACAGCGGTAGTGAAAATCGGTGATATTGAAATTCCAGGCTACTCAGCTAAAGGTATTGATCCTGCTGAAGCGAAGGCAAAAGATGCTGAATTCAAGAAAGCCATTCGCGAAGCTTTGAACAAAGAGGGTTATCCAACTAAAGCGGATCCAGCACAAATTAACTATGTTGCTGTATTGCTCTTGTTGGTTTACTTAGTGATTTTGGTGACCATGGTTTATGGCCCAATTGCAGCGATGTTGGTTGAAATGTTCCCAACCCGCATTCGTTACACCTCTATGTCATTGCCATACCACATTGGTAACGGTTGGTTCGGTGGCTTATTGCCAACCATCTCCTTTGCCTTGGTTGCGCAGAACGGTAATATTTATTACGGTCTCTGGTACCCAATCATCATTGCTGCTATTACTTTAGTAATCGGCACACTGTTTGTCCGTGAGACCAAAGACGTGGATATTTATGCGCGTGATTAA
- a CDS encoding MOSC domain-containing protein codes for MKLLSISSGKVMPLFGNHHPDYKSVPSAIRKISVSNLENTEKIQIGKLGIQGDEQADLSVHGGVEKAIYVYPAEHYAFWNELLTRETKKPTALLHGDLGENFTIEGLLETEVFVGDKLEIGELQFAVTKLREPCFKFNAALGYRGAAKAMVQSGYSGWYLRVLNTGMISAGEKIRLIPGPRDTSIAQQNQNLLAKRNQRDLWD; via the coding sequence ATGAAATTACTTTCAATCTCCTCCGGCAAGGTGATGCCTTTATTTGGTAATCATCATCCAGATTACAAATCCGTTCCATCTGCGATTCGCAAAATTAGCGTCAGCAATTTAGAGAACACTGAAAAAATTCAAATTGGCAAGCTTGGCATTCAAGGTGACGAACAAGCCGATCTCAGCGTGCATGGCGGTGTTGAAAAAGCTATTTATGTTTATCCAGCAGAACATTACGCGTTTTGGAATGAACTACTTACTCGTGAAACCAAAAAACCCACCGCACTTCTACATGGCGACCTTGGAGAGAACTTCACCATTGAGGGCCTACTAGAAACCGAAGTCTTTGTTGGTGACAAACTGGAAATTGGTGAATTGCAATTCGCTGTCACTAAATTACGCGAACCATGTTTTAAATTCAATGCAGCCCTTGGCTACAGGGGCGCTGCTAAGGCCATGGTGCAATCGGGCTATAGCGGCTGGTACTTACGGGTGCTCAACACAGGGATGATCTCTGCAGGAGAGAAGATTCGGCTAATTCCCGGCCCTAGAGATACCTCTATCGCCCAGCAAAACCAAAACCTTCTCGCTAAGCGCAATCAAAGAGATCTCTGGGACTGA
- a CDS encoding DUF6150 family protein, which translates to MKTPFSKILSLFILLAFASSGAFAAQIFITNYPSEANAKVFVTKYQSEANCIIYETQYPSDNDPGVWFYTKYKSDARAVIYYTQYKSDADLVVYYTKYKSDARCRY; encoded by the coding sequence ATGAAAACGCCCTTCTCAAAAATACTGAGCTTGTTTATTCTTCTCGCTTTTGCATCCTCGGGGGCATTTGCCGCCCAGATCTTCATCACCAACTATCCATCGGAGGCAAATGCCAAGGTTTTCGTAACTAAGTATCAGTCTGAGGCCAATTGCATTATTTATGAGACCCAATACCCCAGTGATAACGATCCTGGCGTGTGGTTTTATACAAAATATAAAAGTGATGCACGCGCGGTTATTTATTACACCCAATATAAATCGGATGCGGACCTCGTCGTCTATTACACAAAGTACAAGAGTGATGCCCGGTGTCGCTATTGA
- a CDS encoding cupin domain-containing protein — protein MNINSDYSKRVVLNQNDLPWVSSPETGIERRLLERIGDEVAKATSIVRYQPGSRFKAHTHDLGEEIFVLDGVFSDESGDYSAGTYIMNPPGSAHAPFSETGCTLFVKLRHLGQEQVEREIVDTKTAPWFQGMVPGLTVLPLMRQGSGSTLVRWAPQTYFNPHKHYGGEEIFVVDGVFEDEYGRYPAGSWIRSPHMSLHQPFSKEGCTIFVKTGHLLD, from the coding sequence ATGAATATAAATTCCGACTACAGCAAACGAGTGGTACTTAATCAGAATGACCTGCCATGGGTTAGTAGCCCTGAGACGGGCATTGAAAGACGTCTATTGGAGCGAATAGGCGATGAGGTGGCCAAGGCTACCTCCATCGTTCGTTATCAGCCTGGGTCTCGTTTTAAGGCTCATACCCATGATTTGGGTGAAGAAATATTTGTACTGGATGGGGTCTTCAGCGACGAATCCGGAGATTATTCCGCTGGTACTTACATCATGAATCCGCCAGGATCAGCCCATGCGCCTTTTAGTGAAACTGGATGCACCCTATTCGTCAAACTTCGTCACTTGGGCCAAGAGCAAGTTGAACGAGAGATTGTGGATACCAAGACCGCCCCCTGGTTTCAAGGTATGGTTCCTGGGCTCACGGTATTGCCTTTAATGCGTCAGGGCAGTGGATCAACATTGGTGCGCTGGGCTCCCCAAACCTATTTCAATCCACACAAGCATTACGGCGGAGAAGAGATATTCGTTGTAGATGGCGTATTTGAAGATGAGTATGGTCGCTATCCTGCTGGCTCATGGATTAGAAGTCCCCATATGAGCTTGCATCAACCTTTTAGCAAAGAGGGGTGTACGATCTTTGTAAAGACGGGGCATTTGCTTGACTAA